A genome region from Deltaproteobacteria bacterium CG11_big_fil_rev_8_21_14_0_20_42_23 includes the following:
- a CDS encoding NAD-dependent dehydratase has protein sequence MKQILVTGADGFIGSHLVEALVRAGYDVRAFVLYNSFNSWGWLDHCSEQVKGKFEIFSGDIRDAYGVRSAMKGCEAVLHLAALIAIPYSYHSPDTYIDTNVKGTLNIVQAARDLDVAKVIHTSTSEVYGTAQFVPITEDHPLQGQSPYSASKIGADQIAMSFYTSFETPVSIVRPFNTYGPRQSARAVIPTIITQIANGAKKIKLGAVSPTRDFNYVTDTVAGFIAALRSERAIGEVINLGSNFEISIGDTARAIAEVMETEIEIVTDEIRLRPEKSEVERLWASNEKAHHLLDWKPQYAGADGFRRGLKETADWFRNPTCLSMYKPEIYNL, from the coding sequence TTGAAACAAATTCTAGTTACTGGTGCTGATGGTTTTATTGGTTCTCATCTTGTTGAAGCTCTGGTGCGTGCTGGATATGATGTGCGTGCTTTCGTGCTTTACAACTCTTTCAATTCCTGGGGCTGGTTGGATCATTGTAGCGAACAGGTAAAAGGAAAATTTGAAATATTTTCCGGAGACATCCGTGATGCATACGGTGTTCGTTCAGCGATGAAAGGCTGTGAAGCCGTGCTGCACTTGGCAGCTCTGATTGCTATTCCGTATTCATATCATTCGCCTGATACGTACATAGATACAAATGTAAAAGGCACTTTGAATATTGTGCAAGCAGCTCGTGATTTAGACGTGGCTAAAGTTATTCATACTTCTACAAGTGAAGTGTATGGCACCGCACAATTTGTTCCCATTACTGAAGACCATCCTTTACAAGGTCAATCACCATATTCCGCAAGTAAAATTGGCGCAGATCAAATTGCGATGTCATTTTATACTTCCTTTGAAACTCCGGTAAGTATTGTTCGCCCATTTAATACTTATGGTCCGCGGCAATCTGCACGAGCTGTGATTCCCACCATTATCACTCAAATTGCAAATGGTGCAAAAAAAATTAAACTTGGAGCTGTAAGCCCAACTCGTGATTTTAATTACGTAACCGATACAGTAGCAGGTTTCATTGCGGCACTTCGTTCGGAACGTGCTATCGGAGAAGTGATAAATCTTGGAAGTAATTTTGAAATTTCAATTGGTGATACAGCGCGTGCTATTGCGGAAGTTATGGAAACCGAAATCGAAATTGTTACAGATGAAATTCGTTTGCGTCCTGAAAAAAGTGAAGTGGAGCGATTGTGGGCAAGTAATGAGAAGGCTCATCATTTGCTTGACTGGAAGCCCCAATATGCAGGAGCGGATGGTTTTCGCAGAGGATTAAAAGAAACAGCTGATTGGTTTAGAAACCCAACTTGCCTTTCAATGTATAAGCCGGAAATTTATAATTTATGA
- a CDS encoding GlcNAc-PI de-N-acetylase, with translation MKNQKSILIVAAHPDDEVLGCGGTIARFANEGRSVHVLLMADGEGSRVAAKEQFLGESLIVLRNAAAQAACKIMGCASVDHLNLPDNRLDGLELLDVVKQIENFIERYQPSTVFTHHAGDVNIDHRIVHEAVLAACRPQPECSVQELLFFEVPSSTEWSPPGSATPFLPNFFVDISATLKIKIAAMKAYENELRAFPHPRSLVAIDALAKWRGATVGVEAAEAFILGRKLL, from the coding sequence ATGAAAAATCAAAAGAGCATTCTTATTGTTGCAGCTCATCCGGATGACGAAGTGCTTGGTTGCGGTGGAACTATTGCTCGCTTTGCAAATGAAGGTCGCTCAGTGCATGTGCTTTTGATGGCGGATGGAGAAGGATCGAGAGTCGCGGCGAAAGAACAATTTCTTGGCGAGAGCCTGATTGTTCTGCGTAATGCAGCAGCTCAAGCTGCTTGCAAGATTATGGGTTGTGCATCAGTGGATCATTTAAACCTACCAGATAATCGCCTTGATGGTTTAGAGTTGTTAGACGTAGTTAAGCAAATTGAAAATTTCATTGAGAGGTATCAACCTTCAACAGTTTTTACTCACCATGCTGGTGATGTGAATATTGATCATCGTATTGTTCATGAGGCGGTGCTTGCTGCTTGTCGACCACAACCTGAATGCTCAGTACAAGAACTTCTTTTTTTTGAAGTGCCGTCTTCGACAGAATGGAGCCCGCCAGGTTCAGCAACACCTTTTTTACCAAACTTTTTTGTGGATATTTCAGCCACCTTAAAAATTAAAATTGCGGCCATGAAGGCCTATGAAAATGAATTGCGAGCATTCCCGCATCCAAGATCACTGGTGGCAATAGATGCTTTGGCCAAATGGCGTGGAGCTACAGTGGGTGTGGAAGCTGCAGAAGCTTTCATTCTTGGAAGAAAGCTTCTTTAA
- a CDS encoding inositol monophosphatase codes for MQRVGTKILECRKQGLIDGKWEGTQFKAAADLIADEYLRKELSKISNMPIVSEEDISSQSHDRPSQYWLIDPIDGTASFAQGFDGFVCQAAWIKGGKPCLASVYAPALERLYVAEQGNGATVNGRPISVKLFNSREMTLIDNYPQPNGITKRLFHDLNCVNYVESGSIGLKICLVAEGSADIFVKDVPLRDWDVAAPHLVLQEAGGVLTQFTGESFEYQGGFEKNGLVVASSPTLLREIQTMLTSYM; via the coding sequence ATGCAAAGGGTAGGAACCAAAATTCTAGAGTGCCGCAAGCAGGGACTTATAGATGGCAAGTGGGAGGGGACACAGTTTAAAGCAGCAGCTGATTTGATTGCTGATGAATATCTGAGGAAAGAACTGTCAAAAATCTCGAATATGCCCATTGTTAGCGAAGAAGATATCTCATCTCAATCTCATGACCGGCCGTCTCAGTATTGGCTGATCGATCCTATAGATGGTACGGCCAGCTTTGCTCAAGGTTTTGATGGGTTTGTTTGTCAAGCTGCATGGATTAAGGGTGGGAAACCCTGCTTGGCATCGGTTTATGCTCCGGCACTTGAACGACTCTATGTTGCAGAACAAGGCAATGGAGCAACTGTTAATGGAAGACCGATATCCGTTAAATTATTCAATTCTCGGGAAATGACACTGATTGATAATTATCCTCAACCTAATGGTATCACAAAGCGCTTATTTCATGATTTAAACTGTGTGAATTATGTTGAAAGTGGCAGCATCGGATTGAAAATATGTCTCGTTGCTGAAGGAAGTGCTGATATTTTTGTCAAGGATGTGCCTTTGAGAGATTGGGATGTTGCAGCACCACACCTTGTGTTGCAAGAAGCTGGTGGCGTGCTCACTCAGTTTACAGGGGAAAGTTTTGAATATCAGGGTGGATTTGAAAAAAATGGACTGGTGGTTGCTTCATCACCGACATTACTTCGAGAAATTCAAACAATGCTTACAAGCTATATGTAG
- a CDS encoding NADH(P)-binding protein, which produces MGHDLENVLVTGASGYLGSHVLEKLRKHGVPYIPTSFSGKFGKACDLTDRRAVCRLMDQIKPSIIIHCAAKVPKFPSHYNDEQTAEASISMVKNIAEYARCRIILASSMTVYDAVTNFPVREEDACLPHSGYAKGKWFAEQILLNRRFPGDVVLRLPGLFGLPRRSGLLYNATRSFVTHETFELLTPTELWAAMAVEDAAEYFLRATLTNTNSSSAQVINVGYNSEFDIFSAVKQIAAYCDIDWKPPLIKVKNFSMCLKRLKACYGLIDISFQQRLLEFVGVVRREFGFQSSGGSGER; this is translated from the coding sequence ATGGGACATGATTTAGAAAATGTTTTAGTGACAGGAGCTTCAGGCTATCTAGGTAGCCATGTGTTGGAAAAACTGCGAAAACACGGGGTTCCATATATTCCTACAAGTTTTAGCGGAAAGTTTGGTAAAGCGTGTGACCTCACCGATCGTAGAGCCGTTTGTAGGCTGATGGATCAGATTAAACCTTCTATCATTATTCATTGCGCAGCAAAGGTTCCAAAATTTCCTTCTCATTACAATGATGAACAAACGGCTGAGGCGAGTATCTCAATGGTGAAAAATATCGCAGAGTATGCTCGTTGTCGAATTATATTGGCGTCATCGATGACCGTTTATGATGCAGTTACAAATTTTCCGGTTCGTGAAGAAGATGCTTGCCTTCCTCATTCTGGATATGCAAAGGGAAAATGGTTTGCTGAGCAAATTCTTTTGAATAGACGTTTCCCTGGTGATGTAGTTCTACGTCTTCCAGGTTTGTTTGGTTTGCCTAGACGCTCAGGACTATTGTACAATGCTACTAGGTCGTTTGTTACACATGAAACATTTGAACTTCTTACTCCCACTGAACTTTGGGCTGCAATGGCTGTAGAAGATGCTGCGGAATATTTTCTAAGGGCCACTCTTACAAATACTAACTCTTCTTCTGCTCAGGTTATAAATGTGGGATATAACAGTGAATTTGATATCTTTTCCGCAGTGAAACAAATTGCCGCTTACTGCGATATTGATTGGAAGCCTCCCTTAATAAAAGTAAAAAACTTTTCAATGTGCTTGAAGCGACTTAAAGCTTGCTATGGTTTAATCGATATTAGTTTTCAGCAACGATTGCTTGAGTTTGTTGGTGTTGTTCGTCGTGAATTTGGTTTTCAATCTTCAGGAGGTTCAGGTGAAAGATAG
- a CDS encoding N-acetylneuraminate synthase: MRQPLNCEIAPGKWIGDKHPCFVIAEIGSNHNHDFDLAKQMIDAAADAGADAVKFQTFRAQTHYSKHTPGFSYLNHCNTFELIKTLELNRSWHAPLKEYSESRNLVFLSSPCDAEAINELYELGMHAFKVASFDLNDLGLVRDMAKRGRPIILSTGLADWMDIQRAVDSCREVGNEKIILLQCTSLYPAPANLSNLNAIGVMRDTFGVLTGYSDHTEGDHVCLAAVALGACVIEKHFTLDKNLPGPDHSFAMEPKSFKQMMQRLREIEAAMGDGAKTGPRLEEMEMFEKGRRSLHAKYRIPKGEVITSEMIMVKRPGLGIQPYLLDTVVGRRACSDIEEDQWITWDMI; encoded by the coding sequence ATGAGACAGCCTCTTAATTGTGAAATAGCACCGGGGAAATGGATTGGCGACAAGCATCCCTGTTTTGTCATTGCGGAAATTGGCTCAAACCATAATCATGATTTTGATTTGGCGAAGCAAATGATCGATGCTGCTGCTGATGCTGGAGCTGACGCTGTAAAATTCCAGACTTTTCGCGCTCAAACACATTATTCAAAACATACCCCAGGATTTTCATATTTGAATCATTGCAATACATTTGAACTGATAAAAACTCTCGAGTTGAATCGAAGTTGGCATGCCCCACTCAAGGAGTATTCCGAAAGCCGTAATCTTGTCTTCTTATCCTCTCCTTGCGATGCCGAAGCGATTAATGAACTCTATGAACTTGGAATGCATGCATTCAAAGTTGCCTCTTTCGATCTCAACGATCTGGGACTTGTTCGTGATATGGCAAAAAGAGGCCGTCCCATTATTCTCTCTACAGGTCTTGCCGACTGGATGGATATACAACGTGCTGTTGACTCATGTCGAGAAGTTGGCAACGAGAAAATTATTTTGTTACAGTGTACTTCCCTTTATCCAGCGCCGGCAAACTTGAGTAATTTGAATGCTATTGGAGTTATGCGTGATACTTTTGGTGTGCTTACAGGTTATTCTGATCATACGGAAGGTGATCATGTGTGTCTTGCTGCTGTTGCATTGGGTGCCTGCGTAATCGAAAAACACTTTACCTTAGACAAAAATTTACCAGGCCCTGACCACTCATTTGCTATGGAGCCAAAATCATTTAAGCAAATGATGCAACGATTGAGAGAGATTGAAGCTGCAATGGGAGATGGAGCAAAAACTGGACCGCGTTTAGAAGAAATGGAAATGTTTGAAAAGGGGAGACGAAGCCTTCATGCTAAATATCGTATTCCCAAAGGTGAAGTTATTACATCAGAAATGATTATGGTTAAACGTCCTGGTTTGGGAATACAGCCTTATCTTCTGGATACGGTAGTGGGACGAAGAGCTTGTTCAGATATTGAAGAGGATCAATGGATTACATGGGACATGATTTAG
- a CDS encoding ATP-dependent carboxylate-amine ligase, with amino-acid sequence MKKLLFTGGGGAGAEALLRLLSGRYKVHFADADYNAKPHFIPLSSWHKIPFASDPSFVDEVCKLCCKLDVDLLIPGVDEELVAIAHARDDMQCEVMLPSMAFIKTHLDKLTSNSLLQKYKLPVPKTELLFEHQNVLFPCIAKPRQGRGSRGVAIVHSKEELQAHVIISRRQPEDFIVQELLQGQEYTVMIAADRDGQLRAVVPVKVEIKKGITIRAMTDHDEKVISACVAIHTANPVFGCYNIQLIKTKNGDVKPFEINPRISTTSCLALAAGVDFIDVYLGNKKNKNYKENDLLPFRNGFGLRRSWHNEFIEELK; translated from the coding sequence ATGAAAAAATTGCTTTTTACAGGTGGTGGCGGAGCAGGTGCTGAGGCGCTATTGCGATTGTTGAGCGGGCGTTATAAGGTTCACTTTGCTGATGCGGACTATAATGCTAAACCTCATTTCATTCCTCTTAGTTCTTGGCACAAAATTCCTTTTGCTTCTGATCCTTCATTTGTGGATGAAGTGTGCAAGCTGTGTTGTAAACTTGATGTGGACCTCCTGATCCCCGGTGTTGATGAAGAATTGGTCGCGATTGCGCATGCACGTGATGATATGCAATGCGAAGTCATGTTACCATCGATGGCGTTTATCAAAACACATCTAGATAAACTCACCTCGAACTCTTTATTACAAAAATATAAATTACCAGTTCCAAAGACTGAACTATTGTTTGAACATCAAAATGTTTTATTCCCATGTATTGCTAAACCACGGCAGGGACGCGGTTCACGTGGAGTTGCCATTGTTCATTCCAAAGAGGAGTTGCAGGCGCATGTGATTATCTCGCGTCGTCAGCCAGAAGATTTTATTGTTCAAGAGTTGCTTCAGGGGCAGGAATACACCGTTATGATAGCAGCAGATCGAGATGGACAGCTGCGTGCGGTAGTGCCTGTTAAAGTTGAGATCAAAAAAGGGATCACCATACGAGCGATGACAGATCATGATGAAAAAGTAATATCTGCGTGCGTGGCGATTCATACAGCCAATCCTGTTTTCGGTTGTTACAATATTCAACTTATAAAAACTAAGAACGGTGATGTAAAACCGTTTGAAATCAATCCACGTATCTCAACAACTTCATGTTTGGCGTTGGCTGCTGGTGTGGATTTTATCGATGTCTATCTTGGGAACAAAAAGAATAAAAATTATAAAGAGAATGATTTATTGCCCTTTCGTAATGGTTTCGGATTGAGAAGATCTTGGCACAATGAATTTATTGAGGAGTTAAAATGA
- the pseF gene encoding pseudaminic acid cytidylyltransferase translates to MRIAVIPARGGSKRIPFKNIKDFCGKPIIAWSIEVAKKSSLFDHVIVSTDSSEIAEVAKKYGAEVPFIRPPELSDDHIGTAEVVAHATQWALDQEFNLNAVCCIYPTAPFIQVDDLKRGLEILESGEWAYTFTATDFSSPIFRSFQKNEEGSIEMVFPEHFLTRSQDLPIALHDAGQFYWGRPSVWREKKTIFAPHSTPVLLPRWRVQDIDTPEDWDRAQMMWKVLQAEDTRK, encoded by the coding sequence ATGAGAATTGCTGTCATACCAGCTAGAGGTGGAAGTAAACGTATCCCTTTCAAAAATATTAAAGATTTTTGCGGTAAACCAATAATTGCGTGGTCAATTGAGGTTGCCAAAAAATCGAGTTTGTTTGATCATGTTATTGTTTCTACTGATAGTAGCGAAATTGCTGAGGTGGCAAAAAAATACGGAGCGGAAGTGCCGTTCATTCGCCCACCTGAACTTTCCGATGACCATATAGGAACTGCTGAAGTTGTTGCCCATGCAACGCAATGGGCTTTGGATCAAGAATTTAACCTCAATGCAGTTTGTTGCATTTATCCCACAGCACCTTTTATACAAGTAGACGATCTCAAGCGAGGTTTGGAAATACTAGAGTCTGGTGAGTGGGCATATACATTTACTGCAACAGATTTTTCTTCACCTATTTTTCGTTCATTCCAAAAAAATGAAGAGGGTAGCATTGAAATGGTTTTCCCAGAACATTTTTTAACTCGCTCCCAGGACTTGCCTATCGCACTGCATGATGCAGGCCAGTTTTACTGGGGACGACCATCTGTGTGGAGAGAAAAAAAAACTATTTTTGCTCCTCATTCTACTCCAGTTCTTCTTCCGAGATGGCGTGTTCAAGATATAGATACTCCGGAAGATTGGGATCGTGCGCAAATGATGTGGAAGGTACTGCAGGCAGAGGATACTAGAAAGTGA
- the pseC gene encoding UDP-4-amino-4,6-dideoxy-N-acetyl-beta-L-altrosamine transaminase, with protein MIPYGRQDITQIDVDAVVKILRSDFLTQGPAIPVFEKAISEKVGVKHAVAVNSATSALHIACLALGLGEGDRLWTVPNTFVASANCGRYCGAEVDFIDIDPLTWNMSVPKLQEKLVQAKKEKKLPTVVVPVHFSGQPTDQEAIWELSHEFGFRVLEDASHSIGASRNGELVGSCRWSDITVFSFHPVKIITTGEGGMSLTNDEELAERMNMLRTHGITRESNRFLQADRGSWYYEQQMLGFNYRMTDIQAALGRCQLERLDDYVKRRTFLAHRYNHILENFPLQLPNVKPENQSAHHLYVVRLKEKAISKSHLQVFEEMRKSGIGVNLHYIPVHLQPYYRELGFSHGQYPEAEKHGATAITLPLYPTMTEQQQNQVISALEKIL; from the coding sequence ATGATTCCGTACGGTCGCCAGGACATTACACAAATTGATGTTGACGCTGTCGTAAAAATTTTACGCTCAGACTTCCTGACGCAAGGCCCTGCAATTCCCGTTTTCGAGAAAGCTATTTCAGAAAAAGTGGGAGTCAAGCATGCCGTTGCTGTCAACAGCGCCACTTCGGCTTTGCACATTGCTTGTCTCGCATTAGGTCTTGGGGAAGGGGATAGACTCTGGACAGTTCCAAACACCTTTGTTGCATCGGCTAATTGTGGGCGTTACTGCGGTGCCGAGGTTGATTTTATTGATATTGATCCACTAACATGGAACATGAGTGTACCAAAACTTCAGGAAAAACTTGTTCAAGCCAAAAAGGAAAAAAAACTCCCAACAGTAGTCGTACCCGTTCATTTTTCTGGCCAACCTACCGATCAAGAAGCTATATGGGAGCTCTCCCATGAGTTTGGTTTTCGAGTATTGGAAGATGCCTCACATTCTATTGGAGCCTCGAGAAATGGGGAGTTGGTGGGAAGTTGTCGTTGGTCTGATATTACGGTGTTTAGTTTTCATCCAGTTAAGATTATCACAACGGGTGAAGGTGGTATGTCGCTGACAAACGATGAAGAATTAGCCGAGAGAATGAATATGCTGCGTACTCACGGTATCACACGTGAATCAAACCGGTTTTTGCAAGCAGACCGTGGGTCTTGGTATTACGAACAACAAATGCTTGGATTCAATTATCGTATGACTGATATTCAGGCTGCACTTGGGAGGTGCCAACTCGAAAGGTTAGACGACTACGTAAAACGTCGCACCTTTTTGGCTCATCGTTATAACCACATATTAGAAAATTTCCCATTACAATTGCCAAACGTTAAGCCGGAAAACCAGTCCGCCCACCATCTCTACGTGGTTCGCTTAAAGGAGAAAGCGATATCCAAATCACATCTCCAAGTTTTTGAAGAGATGAGGAAAAGTGGCATTGGTGTAAATCTTCACTACATACCAGTGCATCTGCAGCCCTATTATCGAGAACTTGGTTTTTCTCATGGCCAGTATCCAGAAGCTGAAAAACATGGTGCGACTGCGATTACATTGCCGCTGTACCCAACAATGACGGAACAACAGCAAAATCAGGTTATAAGTGCTTTGGAGAAAATCTTATGA
- the pseB gene encoding UDP-N-acetylglucosamine 4,6-dehydratase (inverting) — protein MFNNKSILITGGTGSFGKQYTKTLLENYKPRRLIVYSRDELKQFEMQQDFCQECMRYFIGDVRDQDRLIQAMNGVDYVIHAAALKQVPAAEYNPMECIKTNIHGAENVIQASLINNVEKVIALSTDKAANPINLYGATKLVSDKLFVAANNVAGRQKTRFSVVRYGNVVGSRGSVVPFFKKCIADGCLYLPITDPRMTRFWITLQQGVDFVLKNFGRMQGGEIFVPKIPSVNIIDLARAMAPDVDQKIVGIRPGEKLHEIMCPADDSHLTLEFSDHFVIKPTIQFSNIVDFSINKLGEIGKLVEQGFEFHSGKNQSFLTIEEIITFNHLSGIQ, from the coding sequence ATGTTTAATAATAAATCTATACTCATTACTGGTGGAACCGGTTCTTTTGGAAAGCAGTACACCAAAACTTTGTTGGAAAACTACAAGCCAAGAAGACTGATAGTCTATTCTCGTGATGAACTTAAGCAATTTGAAATGCAACAAGACTTTTGTCAGGAATGCATGCGTTACTTTATTGGAGATGTTCGTGATCAGGATCGTCTTATCCAGGCGATGAATGGTGTTGATTATGTGATTCATGCTGCCGCACTTAAGCAGGTACCCGCAGCGGAGTATAATCCTATGGAGTGTATTAAAACAAATATTCATGGGGCAGAAAATGTGATTCAAGCATCACTCATAAATAATGTGGAAAAGGTGATTGCGCTTTCTACCGATAAAGCAGCAAACCCTATTAATTTATATGGTGCCACCAAACTTGTGTCTGATAAGTTATTCGTGGCTGCCAATAATGTTGCGGGAAGACAAAAAACAAGATTCTCAGTAGTTCGCTATGGAAACGTTGTGGGTTCTCGCGGTTCGGTGGTGCCATTTTTTAAAAAATGTATTGCTGACGGATGTTTGTACCTCCCGATTACTGACCCACGCATGACACGCTTCTGGATTACGTTGCAGCAGGGAGTTGATTTTGTCCTAAAGAATTTTGGTCGTATGCAAGGTGGTGAGATTTTTGTTCCAAAAATTCCATCAGTGAATATAATTGATTTAGCGAGAGCAATGGCTCCTGATGTTGATCAAAAAATAGTGGGCATACGTCCTGGTGAAAAACTTCATGAAATTATGTGTCCAGCTGATGATTCTCATCTAACGCTTGAATTTTCCGATCACTTTGTTATCAAGCCCACAATTCAATTTTCAAATATTGTGGATTTTTCCATAAATAAGCTTGGCGAGATAGGGAAGTTGGTCGAGCAGGGTTTTGAGTTTCATTCTGGAAAAAATCAATCATTTTTGACCATTGAGGAAATTATCACTTTTAACCATCTTTCAGGTATTCAATGA
- a CDS encoding ABC transporter ATP-binding protein produces MTSYPRHFVVLFLILVVEGIVAAAAVLAMVPLADFLLDPTLAAPSRLTQVLLGVMGPLNIHPSFWFFGLLFVLSNLIMGLLSVVARYFILHIKYAVVRGLYGGALTTFLKARWEFFSGTDQGRLLNTLNKELQNIGDTLGHMATQLARVVQLCIYFSVPLWLNATMTLTALGIALLLGLPFFLLQKVGYRLGQQNTETANVMMGAITEILSAARLILGFGRQAQSRKRFLQVFDQHVHVTLRSQTLETGVGLLYQPIGILSAIVALGVALHLGSPIAEMAALLWSLLRALPILGQLMSSSVSINTFLPSYEQLVSLREQAKSLEEVEGDRLFTRLKSGLELKNVTFIYPGRQKTLQDVNLTIRKGKMTALVGESGSGKSTITDLVLGLQIPKQGEVLLDGIPFSEWKQNSFRERVGYVPQEPLLFHTSIRDNLLWSYPEGSEDDLWKACRMANAETFVKELPQGIDTIVGDRGARLSGGQRQRIALARALLLKPELLILDEATSALDSESERLIQESIDALAKNTTVLIIAHRLSTIAKADYVYVLREGHVIEEGSYVDLRQKTIGIFSQMIQVQQNIVIEEVLT; encoded by the coding sequence ATGACGAGTTACCCTCGACACTTTGTCGTGTTGTTTCTCATTTTGGTGGTCGAAGGGATTGTTGCGGCAGCGGCAGTTCTTGCCATGGTGCCTCTGGCCGATTTTCTGTTAGACCCAACTCTTGCAGCACCCAGTCGACTAACTCAAGTGTTGTTAGGAGTCATGGGGCCTTTGAATATACACCCAAGCTTTTGGTTTTTTGGACTGTTGTTTGTCTTGTCTAATCTGATCATGGGCTTACTGAGTGTTGTTGCGAGATATTTCATTTTACATATAAAGTATGCTGTAGTTCGAGGCCTGTATGGTGGTGCATTAACTACCTTTTTGAAAGCGCGCTGGGAATTCTTCAGTGGGACAGACCAAGGAAGATTATTGAATACTCTTAATAAAGAGCTTCAAAACATTGGTGATACCCTGGGGCACATGGCTACACAGCTTGCGAGAGTAGTACAGCTTTGTATCTATTTTTCTGTTCCATTATGGCTAAATGCAACAATGACGCTTACGGCTTTGGGTATAGCACTCTTGTTGGGCTTGCCTTTTTTCTTATTACAAAAAGTGGGATATCGTCTGGGACAGCAGAATACTGAAACTGCCAATGTGATGATGGGAGCGATAACTGAAATTTTGTCGGCAGCTCGACTTATTTTGGGATTTGGCCGTCAAGCACAGTCTAGAAAGCGTTTTTTGCAGGTCTTTGATCAACATGTTCATGTTACATTACGTTCTCAAACTTTGGAGACTGGTGTAGGGTTGCTCTATCAGCCCATAGGAATCTTATCTGCAATTGTTGCCTTAGGAGTAGCGCTCCATCTTGGAAGCCCCATTGCTGAAATGGCAGCCTTACTTTGGAGTCTTCTTCGAGCATTGCCCATCTTGGGACAGTTGATGTCTTCCAGTGTGAGTATAAATACATTTCTCCCAAGTTATGAACAGTTGGTTTCGCTTCGAGAGCAAGCGAAAAGTCTTGAAGAAGTTGAAGGGGATAGGCTTTTCACTCGACTAAAAAGTGGATTGGAATTGAAGAATGTAACGTTTATCTACCCGGGCCGTCAGAAAACATTACAAGATGTCAATTTGACAATTCGTAAAGGGAAGATGACTGCTTTAGTTGGTGAGTCTGGATCTGGAAAATCTACCATTACTGATCTTGTGCTAGGTTTGCAGATTCCAAAACAAGGTGAAGTTTTATTAGATGGAATTCCTTTTAGTGAGTGGAAGCAAAATAGCTTTCGTGAGCGTGTAGGATATGTGCCACAAGAGCCTTTACTGTTTCACACATCAATCCGTGATAATTTGTTGTGGTCTTACCCTGAAGGAAGTGAAGATGATTTATGGAAAGCTTGTCGTATGGCGAATGCAGAAACTTTTGTGAAGGAATTACCTCAGGGTATTGATACCATAGTCGGTGATCGTGGGGCGCGTTTATCAGGTGGACAAAGACAGCGCATTGCACTGGCTCGAGCACTTCTTCTTAAGCCCGAGTTGTTGATTTTGGATGAAGCCACCAGTGCTCTCGATTCTGAATCAGAACGATTGATCCAAGAATCTATTGATGCATTGGCAAAAAATACAACGGTACTCATTATTGCTCATCGTTTATCAACTATTGCGAAAGCGGATTATGTTTATGTTTTACGAGAGGGACATGTTATTGAAGAGGGCAGCTATGTTGACCTACGCCAGAAAACAATTGGAATTTTTTCTCAAATGATTCAAGTGCAACAAAACATAGTAATAGAAGAAGTTTTAACTTAA